A region of Malaciobacter marinus DNA encodes the following proteins:
- a CDS encoding DndE family protein codes for MIKTTQEIEQYLYPLSKMLNLENEPKWVILRFMINISLSLEKEFKDIDVPNYDGKEYRLVQITGEGKESEDYTKLFWDMIEVFDNITITSKKKLEENLQRHIVRGYLILKTSLKSDSNIFEFIGQDF; via the coding sequence ATGATAAAAACAACACAAGAAATAGAACAATATCTTTATCCCTTATCAAAAATGCTAAACCTTGAAAATGAACCCAAATGGGTAATCCTTAGATTTATGATAAATATATCGCTATCATTAGAAAAGGAGTTTAAAGATATAGATGTTCCAAATTATGATGGCAAAGAGTATAGACTGGTACAAATAACAGGTGAAGGAAAAGAGAGCGAAGACTATACAAAACTTTTTTGGGATATGATTGAAGTTTTTGATAATATTACTATTACATCAAAAAAGAAACTAGAGGAAAACCTCCAACGACATATCGTAAGAGGTTATTTGATACTTAAAACATCACTAAAATCTGATAGTAATATTTTTGAGTTTATTGGGCAGGATTTTTAA
- a CDS encoding HPP family protein: protein MFAIYNNGSVGFRSTADNLYELKNLDAPAEARLKPDDDTLFQDYLEHEKEDKQTEQKNQKAVNAYKKMANLDISEEVYQVQDIMTKDIIYIDNKASVEQAYEKLKEESVSHIPIVSFGKKIIGIINKKTILNLLIEDIENYQNILNRNLEDLILKEVITADPTADIRSVCKIMLDFKIDAIPVVNEEDVIVGIVSKTDIIKAVSHLPKLQLWS, encoded by the coding sequence ATGTTTGCTATATATAATAATGGAAGTGTAGGATTTAGAAGTACTGCTGATAATCTATATGAATTAAAAAATCTTGATGCTCCTGCTGAGGCTAGATTGAAACCTGATGATGATACACTTTTTCAAGACTACTTAGAACATGAAAAAGAAGATAAGCAAACAGAACAAAAAAATCAAAAAGCAGTAAATGCTTATAAAAAAATGGCCAATTTAGATATCTCTGAAGAGGTTTATCAAGTACAAGATATAATGACAAAAGATATAATTTATATTGATAATAAAGCTTCTGTAGAACAAGCTTATGAAAAGCTAAAAGAAGAGAGTGTAAGTCATATACCAATAGTCTCTTTTGGAAAAAAAATCATAGGAATAATAAACAAAAAAACTATTCTAAATCTATTAATAGAGGATATTGAAAACTATCAAAATATATTAAATAGAAATCTTGAGGACTTAATTTTAAAAGAAGTAATCACAGCTGATCCAACAGCAGATATTAGAAGTGTTTGTAAAATTATGCTTGATTTTAAAATTGATGCAATTCCAGTTGTAAATGAAGAGGATGTAATAGTAGGAATAGTTTCAAAAACAGATATAATCAAAGCAGTTTCACATCTGCCAAAATTACAGCTTTGGTCTTGA
- the dndC gene encoding DNA phosphorothioation system sulfurtransferase DndC, with protein sequence MEIARQTIDALKEQYFADNRPWVVTYSGGKDSTTVLHLVITMIQELHTEGKDTKHIYVVSSDTTVEMPVIENYTNTRLNQITKFSNETDLKISCHKLEPKVEESFWTLMLGKGYPAPTSSFRWCTERMKIDPATEFLKSLVNKHQSILMLLGVRKDESISRSNSIEGRVLNHRGLSVHDSIPNAYVLSPIKFWSNAEVWTYLTKNPFPWGDHSYMMSLYDKGSGEADCNIALHPDAATCGKTRFGCWVCTVVESDRSMEGMLKNGEEWMSPLWHYREKIYTYRNDLEKRDTRRRSGQVGAGPFLMETRKELLEDLLKTEVKVNENYHSMKINDADYNPSEKIALIKDEEIELIQENWNKDGDISNTAYRIAQKFDKLLNKPVKTELREDLEVLDEENFNIDLFERIHEIQAYRKNISNRYGVLNDIEKRVVDFYKGEFRETN encoded by the coding sequence ATGGAAATAGCAAGACAAACAATAGATGCATTAAAAGAACAATATTTTGCAGACAATAGACCTTGGGTAGTGACATATTCTGGGGGAAAAGATTCTACTACAGTATTGCATCTTGTGATTACTATGATACAAGAACTACATACTGAGGGAAAAGATACTAAGCATATTTATGTTGTATCATCTGATACAACAGTTGAAATGCCAGTAATAGAAAACTATACGAATACCAGATTAAATCAAATTACAAAATTTTCAAATGAAACAGATTTAAAAATATCATGTCATAAGCTAGAACCAAAAGTTGAAGAATCATTTTGGACACTGATGCTAGGAAAAGGTTATCCTGCACCAACGAGTTCATTTAGATGGTGTACGGAAAGAATGAAAATAGATCCAGCTACAGAATTTCTAAAAAGTTTAGTAAATAAACATCAATCAATTCTTATGCTTTTAGGTGTAAGAAAAGATGAGTCTATTTCAAGATCTAATTCAATTGAGGGAAGAGTTTTAAATCATAGAGGATTATCAGTACATGATAGTATTCCAAATGCGTATGTATTATCTCCAATTAAATTTTGGTCAAATGCAGAAGTTTGGACTTATTTAACTAAAAATCCTTTTCCATGGGGTGACCATAGTTATATGATGAGCTTATATGACAAAGGTTCAGGTGAAGCTGATTGCAATATTGCATTACATCCTGATGCGGCAACTTGTGGAAAAACTAGGTTTGGTTGTTGGGTTTGTACCGTTGTTGAAAGTGACCGTTCAATGGAAGGGATGCTTAAAAATGGTGAAGAGTGGATGAGTCCACTTTGGCATTATAGAGAAAAAATATATACATATAGAAACGATTTAGAGAAAAGAGATACAAGAAGAAGAAGTGGTCAAGTGGGGGCTGGACCATTTTTAATGGAAACAAGAAAAGAACTTTTAGAAGATTTACTTAAAACAGAAGTTAAAGTAAATGAAAATTATCATTCTATGAAAATAAACGATGCTGATTATAATCCAAGTGAAAAAATTGCTTTAATCAAAGATGAAGAGATTGAATTGATTCAAGAAAACTGGAATAAAGATGGTGATATTTCAAATACTGCATATAGAATAGCTCAAAAATTTGATAAATTGCTAAATAAACCTGTAAAAACTGAATTAAGAGAAGACTTAGAAGTCTTAGATGAAGAGAATTTTAACATTGATTTATTTGAAAGGATTCATGAGATTCAAGCTTATAGAAAAAACATATCAAATAGATATGGTGTATTAAATGATATAGAAAAAAGAGTTGTTGACTTCTATAAAGGAGAGTTTCGTGAAACTAACTAG
- a CDS encoding AAA family ATPase: protein MKLTSITLNNMFSYHGTNSILFNNISCIIGANGYGKTSILNSIKLCLGQSKIDIDSVLNNNAEEKKCWVNLDFDEFNIKRTWNFTSKFEESLSVILKDGEKYEDDEAEHFIQNKIPEFLIDFLFYDGEIGNNLLLLSNIKLKSIFDYIFDLDLLVNTQKDSQAVSKRLLEKNNDDSTKELLVLENQRLDILDLISNQKEELIEKEKEFKIQKMNLQKSNTQIRNKSKKVNKLHEELDKTKAILDEKASKLKEIILWQMPLLLNKRIFNGIQDRTSSALKIEDESLFSNKFHKFIQEINSPLEENKILELFKSTMINNSPKIQLSMSNNDFKKLIEEMKDLKLITVQIEEKIKIAQDSIMEQEMMRSLVESRDLQEEELNVLDKYIQELKDKIESNTIKSKEINKTLTQAFKENQHKYAFIKGYEELQIISKVSARVYNKRLEKELSIFNEKLKENTSRFLKQYDHISNIFINDNHNIIITDKKEEKLSTKLLSAGQKQILNFLIVKTILDFKNFASFVMVDTPFGRLSNKNKELLLNSCYLSFENLILLLTDSEYDFVKTQNLNYKTYQIKRNDLGSNIEEIT from the coding sequence GTGAAACTAACTAGTATCACATTGAACAATATGTTCTCTTATCATGGAACAAATAGTATATTATTTAATAATATCTCATGCATAATAGGAGCTAATGGGTATGGTAAAACATCAATTCTAAATTCTATCAAATTATGTTTAGGTCAATCAAAAATAGATATTGATTCTGTACTTAATAATAATGCAGAAGAAAAAAAATGTTGGGTAAATCTTGATTTTGATGAGTTTAATATTAAAAGGACTTGGAATTTTACTTCTAAATTTGAAGAGTCACTTTCAGTTATATTAAAAGATGGTGAGAAATATGAAGATGATGAAGCAGAACATTTTATTCAGAATAAAATACCTGAGTTTTTGATTGATTTTTTATTTTATGATGGTGAGATAGGTAATAATTTACTTTTATTATCAAATATAAAACTAAAATCAATATTTGATTATATATTTGATTTAGATCTTTTAGTAAACACTCAAAAGGACTCACAAGCAGTTTCAAAAAGATTACTTGAAAAAAATAATGATGACTCTACAAAAGAACTTCTAGTTCTTGAAAATCAAAGATTGGATATATTGGACTTAATATCAAATCAAAAAGAAGAGTTAATAGAAAAAGAAAAAGAGTTTAAAATTCAAAAAATGAATTTACAAAAATCAAATACTCAAATAAGAAATAAGAGTAAAAAGGTCAATAAACTACATGAAGAATTAGATAAAACAAAAGCAATACTTGATGAAAAGGCATCGAAATTAAAAGAGATTATTCTTTGGCAGATGCCTTTGCTTTTGAATAAAAGAATATTTAATGGTATACAAGATAGAACTTCTAGTGCTTTAAAAATAGAAGATGAATCACTTTTTTCAAATAAGTTTCACAAGTTTATTCAAGAAATAAATTCACCACTTGAAGAAAATAAAATTTTAGAACTATTTAAATCAACTATGATTAACAATTCACCAAAAATTCAACTTTCAATGTCTAACAATGATTTTAAAAAACTTATTGAAGAGATGAAAGACTTAAAACTTATAACTGTTCAAATAGAAGAAAAGATTAAAATAGCACAAGACTCAATAATGGAACAAGAAATGATGCGTTCTTTAGTAGAATCAAGAGATTTACAAGAAGAAGAACTAAATGTACTTGATAAATATATTCAAGAATTAAAAGATAAAATCGAATCAAATACTATAAAATCAAAAGAGATAAATAAAACTTTAACTCAAGCATTTAAAGAAAATCAACACAAATATGCATTTATAAAAGGATATGAAGAGTTACAGATTATTTCAAAAGTAAGTGCCCGAGTTTATAATAAAAGATTAGAAAAAGAACTTTCAATCTTTAATGAGAAACTAAAAGAAAATACATCACGGTTTTTAAAACAATATGACCATATAAGTAATATATTTATCAATGATAATCACAATATAATAATCACAGATAAAAAAGAAGAGAAGTTAAGTACTAAATTACTTTCAGCAGGTCAAAAACAAATATTAAACTTTTTGATAGTTAAGACGATTTTAGATTTTAAAAATTTTGCATCATTTGTAATGGTAGATACTCCATTTGGAAGACTTTCAAATAAAAATAAAGAGCTTTTACTTAACTCTTGTTATTTATCTTTTGAAAATCTAATTTTACTACTAACAGATAGTGAATATGATTTTGTAAAAACTCAAAATCTCAACTATAAAACATACCAAATCAAAAGAAATGATTTAGGGTCGAATATAGAGGAAATAACATGA
- a CDS encoding diguanylate cyclase: protein MKAIFIILFLFYYAYSQNIENLPIDKKFDTNLTTKELNFLKKHDTLKLCIDPNWMPLEKFEKDKYIGITSDYMKIFQKKLDIKIKAIKTDSWSQSLKYSKQKKCDILSLVMPTDTRQQYLNFTEPYLSIPLVLVTKIEKLYIANLKKINEKVGIVKDYAFIEQLKKDYPNLEVVEVNNLKEGLNKVKNNKLFGFIDTVTAAGYQIQQHYFGELKISAKFGNFWDLSIGTRKDMPLLNSIFNKTLIKISQEEHQSILNKWISVKYETNANYGYIFRWLGAISIFFFTIFFIIIRANRKLNKEIKNRRKIEKELKSYIKIVDENIISATTDLKGNIIHVSNAFCKVSKYSKKELLGKTHSILKHEKMDEKIYKELWETISKDKIWQGEIKNKTKEGDCFWVKAIISPTFNEDGIKVGYTSIKENITIKKKLERLSITDELTKTYNKRYFNELMPKLLNSIKRKNEYITFSIFDIDYFKLYNDTYGHLKGDSALRKVTKEVMSNLNRADDFCFRLGGEEFGVVFKDSNPEKSKKFLEKIKNNIEELKIPHKKNNVSPYVTASFGYVCTKAKDIISVDILYKKADEQLYKAKENGRNTVLP from the coding sequence ATGAAAGCTATATTTATAATACTTTTCTTATTTTATTATGCATATTCTCAAAATATTGAGAACCTTCCTATTGATAAAAAATTTGATACAAATCTAACAACAAAAGAGCTTAATTTTTTAAAAAAACACGATACACTAAAACTTTGTATTGATCCAAACTGGATGCCACTTGAAAAGTTTGAAAAAGATAAATATATAGGAATTACTTCTGATTATATGAAAATATTCCAAAAGAAATTGGATATTAAAATAAAAGCAATAAAAACAGACTCATGGTCACAATCTTTGAAGTATTCAAAACAAAAAAAATGTGATATTCTTTCACTTGTAATGCCAACAGATACTAGGCAACAGTACTTGAATTTTACAGAGCCTTATCTTTCAATACCTTTAGTACTTGTTACAAAAATCGAAAAACTATATATTGCAAATCTAAAAAAAATCAATGAAAAAGTAGGTATTGTAAAAGATTATGCATTTATAGAACAACTAAAAAAAGATTATCCAAATCTAGAAGTAGTTGAAGTTAATAACTTAAAAGAGGGATTAAATAAAGTTAAGAACAATAAGTTATTTGGTTTTATAGATACAGTTACAGCAGCAGGATATCAAATACAACAACACTATTTTGGTGAACTTAAAATCTCTGCAAAATTTGGTAATTTTTGGGATTTAAGTATTGGAACAAGAAAAGATATGCCACTTTTGAACTCTATTTTCAATAAAACACTTATAAAAATTTCACAAGAAGAACATCAATCTATCTTAAATAAATGGATAAGTGTAAAGTATGAAACAAATGCAAATTATGGATATATTTTTAGATGGCTAGGAGCAATTAGTATCTTCTTTTTTACAATTTTTTTCATAATAATTAGAGCAAATAGAAAATTAAACAAAGAGATAAAAAATAGAAGAAAAATAGAAAAAGAGCTTAAATCATATATCAAAATCGTAGATGAAAATATAATATCGGCAACTACTGATTTAAAAGGTAATATAATTCATGTCTCAAATGCATTTTGTAAAGTTTCAAAATACTCAAAAAAAGAGTTATTAGGTAAAACACATTCTATTTTAAAACATGAGAAAATGGATGAAAAAATATATAAAGAACTTTGGGAAACTATTTCAAAAGATAAAATTTGGCAAGGAGAAATAAAAAATAAGACAAAAGAAGGAGATTGTTTTTGGGTTAAAGCAATTATCTCTCCTACATTCAATGAAGATGGTATAAAAGTTGGCTATACCTCAATAAAAGAAAATATTACAATAAAAAAGAAATTAGAAAGATTATCTATAACAGATGAACTTACCAAAACTTATAACAAACGATATTTTAATGAATTAATGCCAAAACTTTTAAATAGTATAAAAAGAAAAAATGAATATATAACATTTTCAATATTTGATATTGACTATTTTAAACTATACAATGATACATATGGTCACTTAAAAGGTGACAGTGCGCTAAGAAAAGTTACAAAAGAAGTAATGAGTAATTTAAATAGAGCAGATGATTTTTGCTTTAGATTAGGAGGAGAAGAGTTTGGAGTTGTATTTAAAGACTCAAATCCTGAAAAATCAAAGAAATTTTTAGAAAAAATAAAAAATAATATTGAAGAACTAAAAATTCCCCATAAAAAAAACAATGTTTCACCTTATGTGACAGCTTCTTTTGGATATGTTTGTACAAAAGCAAAAGATATTATCTCTGTTGATATTTTATATAAAAAAGCTGATGAACAATTATATAAAGCAAAAGAAAATGGAAGAAATACAGTTTTACCATAA